A single genomic interval of uncultured Desulfobulbus sp. harbors:
- the rpsS gene encoding 30S ribosomal protein S19, whose amino-acid sequence MARSIKKGPFVDDHLMKKVTQAQETGSRKVIKTWSRRSDILPEMVGLTFAVHNGNKFIPVYVTENMVGHKLGEFSPTRTYYGHAADKKGRK is encoded by the coding sequence ATGGCTCGATCTATAAAAAAAGGTCCCTTCGTCGATGATCATCTGATGAAGAAAGTGACCCAGGCCCAAGAAACAGGTTCACGTAAAGTTATCAAAACGTGGTCCCGTCGTTCAGACATTTTGCCTGAAATGGTGGGCCTCACTTTCGCTGTCCATAACGGCAACAAATTCATCCCCGTGTATGTCACCGAAAACATGGTTGGCCACAAGTTGGGAGAGTTTTCACCGACTCGCACCTACTACGGACACGCAGCTGATAAGAAAGGCCGTAAGTAA
- the rplB gene encoding 50S ribosomal protein L2, with product MAIKIHKPTSPGSRHHVSVRQDFLANKEPEKSLTATLKKTGGRNTYGRVTARHKGGGHKRKYRIIDWKRNKEQVPAKVTAIEYDPNRSANLALLTYADGEKAYILAPNGIAVGDTVVAGANADIKVGNCLPMINIPLGTVIHNIEMKIGKGAQLVRSAGAAAQLMAKDGSQVMVKLPSGEVRKFHKDCRACIGQVGNTEYGSEKLGKAGRSRWKGIRPSVRGVAMNPVDHPMGGGEGKSSGGRHPCSPWGMPSKGYKTRKPKASDRDIVNKRK from the coding sequence ATGGCTATCAAAATCCATAAACCGACATCACCTGGAAGCCGTCATCACGTCTCTGTACGTCAGGACTTTTTGGCGAATAAAGAGCCGGAAAAATCACTGACCGCGACACTGAAAAAAACCGGTGGGCGCAACACCTACGGCCGCGTCACGGCGCGCCATAAAGGGGGTGGTCATAAACGCAAATACAGAATCATCGACTGGAAGCGGAACAAGGAGCAGGTACCGGCTAAGGTAACCGCCATCGAATACGACCCCAATCGTTCCGCGAACCTGGCGCTGCTGACCTATGCCGACGGTGAAAAAGCCTACATTCTCGCCCCCAACGGTATCGCTGTAGGCGACACTGTTGTTGCCGGCGCCAACGCTGATATCAAAGTGGGCAACTGTCTGCCGATGATCAATATCCCTCTGGGTACGGTCATTCACAATATCGAGATGAAAATCGGTAAGGGAGCACAGTTGGTTCGCTCCGCAGGTGCTGCGGCTCAGCTGATGGCAAAGGATGGCAGCCAGGTCATGGTTAAATTGCCCTCCGGTGAGGTTCGCAAGTTCCACAAGGACTGCAGAGCGTGTATCGGTCAGGTGGGCAATACAGAGTATGGAAGCGAAAAATTAGGTAAAGCCGGACGTTCACGATGGAAAGGTATCCGTCCGTCTGTACGCGGTGTTGCGATGAACCCCGTTGACCATCCCATGGGCGGTGGTGAAGGAAAGAGCTCTGGTGGACGTCATCCATGTTCACCTTGGGGTATGCCTTCCAAGGGGTATAAAACCAGAAAGCCGAAGGCTTCTGATCGCGATATCGTCAATAAACGGAAATAG
- the rplW gene encoding 50S ribosomal protein L23 produces the protein MKVVYEVIKSPCLTEKGNFLQETESKVVFKVDRRANKIEIKKAVESLFNVTVSKVATANMTGKRKRVGARSAGVTSNWKKAYITLSEGKIDFLDEL, from the coding sequence ATGAAAGTAGTCTACGAAGTAATCAAAAGCCCGTGCCTGACTGAAAAGGGCAATTTTCTGCAAGAGACCGAGTCTAAAGTCGTTTTCAAGGTAGATCGCCGGGCCAACAAGATCGAAATCAAAAAGGCCGTCGAGAGCCTGTTCAATGTAACCGTATCCAAGGTTGCAACGGCGAATATGACAGGAAAGCGGAAGCGTGTTGGCGCACGTTCCGCCGGGGTCACCAGTAATTGGAAAAAAGCATATATCACCTTGTCAGAAGGGAAAATCGATTTCCTTGACGAGCTTTGA
- the rplD gene encoding 50S ribosomal protein L4 codes for MAVCEILNTQAEKVGEVELNDSVFNVEVNTGILHEVVCMQRANRRSGNACTKTRGEVRGGGAKPWRQKGTGRARAGSRTSPVWRGGGTVFGPKPRDYSYSMPKKVKRLALKMALSARNQEGNLVVVDKFELPEIKTKNFVQVMHTFQFDNCLVVTEGVDDQISLSSRNAVGYTVLPVEGLNVYDILKHSKLMLIQSSLAKIEERVLV; via the coding sequence ATGGCAGTTTGTGAAATTCTAAACACACAAGCAGAAAAAGTCGGTGAAGTCGAGCTTAACGATTCTGTCTTCAACGTAGAAGTTAACACCGGCATTCTTCACGAAGTTGTTTGCATGCAGCGGGCCAATCGTCGCAGCGGCAATGCCTGCACCAAAACCCGCGGTGAGGTTCGCGGTGGTGGGGCGAAACCCTGGCGGCAGAAAGGGACTGGTCGTGCTCGTGCCGGTAGCCGCACCTCCCCAGTATGGCGCGGCGGTGGAACCGTTTTTGGTCCCAAGCCTCGCGATTATAGCTACAGCATGCCGAAAAAGGTTAAACGCCTGGCATTGAAAATGGCGCTGAGCGCCCGTAATCAGGAAGGCAACCTGGTTGTCGTCGATAAATTTGAATTGCCGGAAATTAAAACCAAAAATTTTGTTCAGGTGATGCACACATTTCAGTTCGACAACTGCCTGGTTGTCACTGAAGGGGTTGACGATCAGATCAGCCTGTCCTCCCGAAATGCAGTCGGTTACACCGTACTACCTGTCGAAGGGCTGAATGTTTACGATATTCTTAAACATTCCAAACTGATGCTTATCCAATCCAGTCTTGCGAAAATTGAGGAGAGGGTACTGGTATGA
- the rplC gene encoding 50S ribosomal protein L3 yields the protein MPNTKGILGRKLGMTRVYDENGRSIPVTVIEAGPCTVLQKKTVAKEGYNAIQIGFLEKKASRLNKPEAGHFKRSGGKAFYHIKEFRITDPEAYEVGQEITLSEIFSVGEMIDITGKSKGRGFQGVIRRHGFSGGRKTHGSDFHRAPGSIGCSAYPSRVLKGKKLPGQMGNETITQKNLKVVDIRTEDNVLLVRGTVPGAKNGVVNIYSKA from the coding sequence ATGCCGAATACAAAAGGAATATTAGGACGTAAATTGGGTATGACTCGGGTCTATGATGAGAACGGCCGATCAATCCCGGTTACGGTCATCGAAGCAGGCCCTTGCACTGTGCTGCAGAAAAAAACTGTAGCAAAAGAAGGATACAACGCCATACAGATCGGTTTTCTCGAGAAGAAAGCCTCGCGCTTGAACAAACCTGAAGCAGGTCACTTTAAGCGGTCTGGGGGGAAGGCATTTTACCACATCAAAGAGTTCAGAATCACTGATCCGGAGGCCTACGAAGTTGGCCAGGAAATCACCCTTTCTGAAATCTTTTCTGTAGGGGAAATGATAGACATCACCGGTAAAAGCAAAGGCCGTGGCTTTCAGGGCGTAATTCGTCGGCACGGATTCAGTGGTGGTCGTAAGACTCACGGTTCAGACTTTCATCGCGCACCGGGTTCCATCGGCTGCAGCGCGTATCCTTCCCGTGTTCTCAAGGGAAAAAAATTGCCTGGCCAGATGGGTAACGAAACTATCACTCAGAAAAATCTGAAAGTTGTTGACATACGTACGGAAGACAACGTTTTGCTCGTTCGCGGGACTGTACCAGGAGCAAAGAACGGAGTAGTCAATATCTATTCAAAAGCGTGA
- the rpsJ gene encoding 30S ribosomal protein S10 — protein MPADKIRIRLKGYDHKLLDLSTKEIVDTARRTGATVVGPIPLPTSTNKFTVLRSPHVDKKSREQFEMRTHRRLLDILEPTQQTIDSLMKLELSAGVDVEIKLP, from the coding sequence ATTCCTGCAGATAAAATTCGTATACGATTAAAAGGGTATGATCATAAGCTCCTTGATCTGTCCACCAAAGAAATCGTAGATACAGCCAGACGGACCGGGGCCACCGTGGTCGGACCGATTCCGCTGCCTACGAGTACCAACAAGTTTACAGTTCTGCGGTCACCCCACGTGGATAAGAAATCCCGTGAACAGTTCGAGATGCGGACCCACCGCCGACTGCTCGACATTCTTGAGCCGACACAACAAACCATCGATTCCCTTATGAAGCTGGAACTTTCCGCTGGAGTCGACGTGGAAATCAAGCTTCCCTGA
- the tuf gene encoding elongation factor Tu → MAKEKFERTKPHVNVGTIGHIDHGKTTLTAAITRVLSTKGMANFTDFSEIDKAPEEKERGITIATAHVEYQTETRHYAHVDCPGHADYIKNMITGAAQMDGAILVVAATDGPMPQTREHILLARQVGVPAMVVFLNKCDMVDDEELIELVEMELRELLDKYDFPGDDIPIIQGSALLALENPDDADKAKCIWDLMAAVDSYIPQPERAVDKPFLMPVEDVFSISGRGTVATGRVERGVIHVGDEVEIVGIRPTAKTTCTGVEMFRKLLDEGQAGDNIGALLRGVKREEIVRGQVLAKPGSITPHKKFKAEAYVLTKEEGGRHTPFFNGYRPQFYFRTTDVTGVVTLEEGVEMVMPGDNVHVTGELITPIAMEVGLRFAIREGGRTVGAGVVSEIIE, encoded by the coding sequence ATGGCGAAGGAAAAATTTGAGCGGACAAAGCCGCATGTCAATGTAGGAACAATCGGTCACATCGATCACGGCAAGACCACTCTGACTGCGGCAATTACCCGTGTCCTGTCCACCAAGGGAATGGCCAATTTTACCGATTTCAGTGAAATCGACAAGGCTCCCGAGGAAAAAGAGCGTGGTATCACCATCGCCACTGCGCACGTCGAGTACCAGACCGAGACTCGCCACTACGCACACGTCGACTGTCCCGGCCATGCCGACTACATCAAGAATATGATCACCGGTGCCGCCCAGATGGACGGTGCGATTTTGGTTGTCGCCGCCACTGACGGCCCCATGCCCCAGACCCGTGAGCACATCCTGCTCGCCCGTCAGGTTGGTGTGCCGGCCATGGTCGTCTTCTTGAACAAGTGCGATATGGTGGACGACGAAGAGTTGATCGAGCTGGTTGAGATGGAGCTCCGTGAGCTGCTCGACAAGTACGATTTCCCGGGTGACGACATCCCGATCATCCAGGGATCAGCCCTGCTCGCTCTGGAGAACCCGGATGACGCGGACAAGGCCAAATGCATCTGGGACCTGATGGCTGCGGTCGATAGCTACATCCCCCAGCCCGAGCGTGCGGTCGACAAACCCTTCCTGATGCCGGTTGAGGACGTCTTCTCCATCTCCGGTCGCGGTACCGTGGCCACTGGTCGTGTTGAGCGTGGCGTTATTCACGTCGGCGACGAGGTTGAGATCGTCGGTATCCGCCCGACCGCCAAAACCACCTGCACCGGTGTCGAGATGTTCCGCAAACTGCTTGACGAAGGTCAGGCCGGCGACAACATCGGCGCACTGCTGCGCGGTGTAAAACGCGAGGAGATCGTTCGCGGACAGGTACTGGCCAAACCCGGTTCCATTACCCCGCACAAGAAGTTCAAAGCTGAGGCCTACGTTTTGACCAAGGAAGAGGGGGGGCGTCATACCCCGTTCTTCAATGGCTACCGTCCCCAGTTTTACTTCCGTACCACCGACGTAACCGGCGTGGTCACTCTTGAGGAAGGCGTAGAGATGGTTATGCCCGGTGACAACGTCCATGTTACCGGCGAGCTGATCACCCCGATCGCTATGGAAGTCGGTCTTCGCTTCGCTATCCGTGAAGGCGGCCGCACCGTAGGCGCCGGTGTAGTTTCCGAAATTATCGAATAA
- the fusA gene encoding elongation factor G, translating to MAGEEPLSSVRNIGIMAHIDAGKTTTTERILYYTGRSHKIGEVHDGTAVMDWMEQEQERGITITSAATTCWWADYQINIIDTPGHVDFTVEVERCLRVLDGVVAVFCAVGGVEPQSETVWRQADHYRIPRIAFVNKMDRIGASFRRCLDQMESRLGASPVAVTLPVGAEDQFVGVIDVVEQKMLIFDEESKGQQVSVQAIPDAHVEESSAARMALVEKLADFDESVMEKFLNDQEIAPGEIRAALRKATINLNLVPVLCGSAFKNKGVQPLLDAITWYLPSPVDVPPVEGTDKDGAPLIRKPERSEKFCGLAFKLQSDPYVGHLSFIRVYSGELKLGEKVFNPTKRKTEKISKLLKLHANKREEVDHVGAGDIGAIVGLKFTRTGDTLCENGDYIVLESIEFPEPVIGIAIEPKTKADEGVLAESLEKIAWEDPSFKISVSEETGQTIISGMGELHLEIIVDRLVREFKVKANIGKPQVAYRETITTSAQADGRFETMGTGKEQYGHVELEVLPGEKGSGKVFESCVDEKQIPALYIEAIKKGILDSLDSGPIIGYPMLDVIVRLIGGSFDEEKSTEMAFGVAGTMACRKAVGMAAPVLMEPIMNLEVVTPEDYLGDVINDLNKKRAQVNGVEAEQGRQVVRAKAPLAELFGYSTDLRSATQGRATFTMIFSEFAMIPAKRAETIIHKIKGV from the coding sequence GTGGCTGGTGAGGAACCATTATCGAGTGTGCGCAATATCGGCATAATGGCCCATATTGACGCTGGGAAGACAACAACCACTGAACGAATCCTATATTACACCGGTCGATCACACAAGATCGGCGAAGTTCACGATGGCACCGCCGTCATGGACTGGATGGAGCAAGAGCAGGAAAGGGGCATCACGATCACATCGGCTGCCACGACCTGTTGGTGGGCCGACTACCAGATCAACATCATCGACACACCTGGCCACGTCGACTTTACCGTCGAAGTGGAACGATGTCTTAGGGTACTTGATGGGGTTGTCGCTGTTTTTTGCGCAGTCGGCGGGGTGGAGCCTCAGTCTGAGACAGTTTGGAGGCAGGCTGATCACTACCGCATCCCACGGATTGCCTTCGTCAACAAGATGGACCGCATCGGGGCCTCCTTTCGCAGATGCCTCGATCAGATGGAAAGCCGCCTAGGAGCTTCCCCGGTCGCCGTTACCCTGCCAGTTGGTGCAGAAGATCAGTTTGTCGGGGTTATCGATGTCGTTGAACAAAAAATGCTGATCTTTGATGAAGAATCAAAGGGGCAGCAGGTCAGCGTTCAGGCAATACCGGATGCACATGTAGAAGAGTCTTCGGCCGCGAGGATGGCGCTAGTCGAGAAGTTGGCCGACTTCGATGAAAGCGTCATGGAAAAATTTTTAAACGATCAAGAGATCGCTCCCGGTGAAATCAGAGCGGCGTTGCGAAAGGCAACGATCAATCTGAATCTTGTGCCGGTACTTTGTGGTTCCGCATTCAAGAACAAAGGGGTTCAACCTCTGTTGGATGCCATCACCTGGTACCTGCCTTCACCCGTTGATGTTCCCCCTGTTGAGGGGACGGATAAGGACGGTGCGCCGCTTATCCGCAAACCCGAGAGGAGCGAAAAATTTTGTGGCTTGGCTTTCAAGCTGCAAAGTGATCCCTATGTTGGTCATCTGTCCTTTATCCGCGTGTATTCAGGCGAACTGAAACTCGGCGAAAAGGTCTTTAACCCAACAAAGCGGAAGACTGAAAAGATCTCGAAACTGCTGAAACTGCACGCAAACAAGCGTGAAGAGGTTGATCACGTCGGTGCCGGCGATATCGGTGCCATCGTGGGGCTCAAGTTCACGCGAACAGGCGATACGCTGTGTGAAAACGGCGATTACATCGTTCTGGAGTCAATCGAATTTCCGGAGCCTGTCATTGGGATCGCCATAGAACCCAAGACTAAGGCCGACGAAGGCGTGCTTGCCGAAAGTCTTGAAAAAATTGCCTGGGAAGATCCCAGCTTCAAGATTTCGGTCAGTGAAGAGACCGGGCAAACTATCATCTCCGGGATGGGCGAACTGCATCTCGAGATTATTGTTGACCGGCTCGTCCGAGAATTCAAGGTCAAGGCCAACATAGGAAAGCCACAGGTTGCCTATCGGGAAACAATAACCACCTCGGCACAGGCTGATGGTAGGTTTGAAACCATGGGCACCGGAAAGGAACAGTACGGACACGTTGAGCTTGAGGTCCTCCCCGGCGAGAAGGGCAGCGGAAAAGTATTCGAATCCTGTGTGGATGAGAAACAGATCCCCGCACTCTACATCGAGGCGATTAAAAAAGGTATCCTTGACAGTCTCGATAGCGGGCCAATCATCGGCTACCCGATGTTGGACGTGATCGTACGGTTGATTGGCGGTTCCTTTGATGAGGAAAAATCAACCGAAATGGCATTCGGTGTGGCTGGAACCATGGCCTGCCGCAAGGCTGTCGGCATGGCGGCTCCGGTCCTGATGGAGCCGATTATGAATCTAGAGGTCGTGACCCCGGAAGACTACCTGGGCGATGTCATCAACGACCTCAACAAAAAGCGTGCTCAGGTGAACGGGGTTGAGGCTGAGCAGGGCAGGCAGGTGGTCCGGGCCAAGGCTCCCTTGGCCGAGTTGTTCGGTTATTCAACGGACCTCCGATCGGCAACCCAGGGCAGAGCAACATTTACCATGATTTTTAGCGAATTTGCGATGATCCCCGCAAAGAGAGCTGAAACGATTATTCACAAAATTAAAGGCGTATAA
- the rpsG gene encoding 30S ribosomal protein S7, which produces MPRKKLLDKRPVAPDPQFNSVLVSKFTNGLMVDGKKTVARRLFYDAMEIIGGKVSDQEPLVIFEEAMENVRPKVEVKSRRVGGATYQVPVEVRPERRNALAIRWIISFAKSRSGQSMSEKLAAELLDAYNSRGASVKKKDDTHKMAEANKAFAHYRW; this is translated from the coding sequence ATGCCACGAAAAAAATTACTGGATAAACGCCCGGTAGCACCGGATCCCCAGTTCAATTCCGTGCTGGTGTCCAAGTTCACCAATGGCCTTATGGTTGACGGAAAGAAAACTGTTGCGCGCCGTCTTTTCTACGATGCCATGGAGATCATCGGAGGCAAGGTTTCCGATCAGGAGCCCCTTGTCATCTTTGAAGAGGCCATGGAGAACGTTCGGCCCAAGGTCGAGGTCAAGAGCCGCCGTGTCGGTGGCGCGACCTACCAAGTGCCGGTTGAGGTTCGCCCTGAGCGGCGCAATGCCTTGGCTATTCGTTGGATCATCAGCTTTGCCAAAAGCCGTTCCGGTCAGTCCATGTCCGAGAAGTTGGCTGCCGAACTGCTGGATGCCTACAACAGCCGAGGCGCATCTGTGAAGAAGAAAGACGATACCCACAAGATGGCCGAGGCGAACAAGGCGTTTGCTCACTACCGCTGGTAG
- the rpsL gene encoding 30S ribosomal protein S12 — MPTINQLVRNRRKKITKRTNTPALQNCPQKRGVCVRVYTTTPKKPNSALRKVARVRLTNGIEVTSYIPGIGHNLQEHSVVLIRGGRVKDLPGVRYHIIRGTLDTLGVNDRRQGRSKYGAKRPK; from the coding sequence ATGCCCACTATTAATCAACTCGTCAGAAATAGACGGAAGAAAATTACCAAACGTACCAACACCCCTGCGTTGCAGAATTGCCCGCAGAAACGTGGCGTCTGTGTGCGTGTCTATACAACCACACCGAAAAAGCCAAACTCGGCGTTGCGGAAGGTGGCCAGGGTTCGCCTGACCAACGGTATCGAGGTAACTTCCTATATCCCGGGTATTGGTCACAATCTCCAGGAGCACTCCGTTGTCCTCATCCGCGGCGGTCGTGTCAAAGACTTGCCTGGTGTGCGCTACCACATCATTCGTGGTACGCTGGATACGCTTGGAGTGAATGATCGTCGTCAGGGGCGGTCGAAATACGGCGCTAAGCGTCCCAAATAA